The genomic segment GGCTCAGCTCTCGGGAAAACTCAGGACAAGGAGTGCTCACGTCAGAGAGAGGAAGGGCTGAGGTGCTGGTAGGGATGGCCAACAACCTTAAGTTAACTGAATTAATTTTTGTCCTTCAGTGCCTATATTTTAGGCTATGTTTTCAGTTGCTTACATATATCAATATATGTCCCCTCCCAGACTAATGATTTCCTGActtaaaaattaagaatatactacagggctagagagatggctcagaggttaagagcactggctgctcttccagaggtcctgagttcaattcccagcacccacatggtggctcacaaccatctgtaatgagatctggtgccctcttctggcctgcaggtgtacacacaggcagaacattgtatacataataaataaataaatcttaaaaaaaaagaatatactacAATTTTTGTAATACTTGCAAACTTCTAGTTTGCTCGGAAACACAACATTAACTTTATTAAAGGTGGCCATTCATGTctccaaaaattaaaatcatcaaATGAGTGATCTCTCTCCCTTACTAGGCTACTCTAGGGCCAGAAGCTCTAGTTTTGATCTTGGGATATTTCAGAATTGTTAGGAAAACTtacatttaattcatttaaaataattctatctCATACAGTAGTTGTTAGAGGGGAGAGCAAAGAGAAGCACACCAGGTGTTGTTAAAGCCCAGTTATTTGCAGCCAGGTATGGCAGTGCCTACCTGTAATGCCAACACGTAGGAGGTGGGGGCCAGAGGACTGGGGGTTCAAGGCTTGCTtagtctacctagtgagttgGAGGTCACCCTGAGGTGCGCACCAGCCACTGCCTCGGggagctgggggaggaagagtagagcaagaagaaaaaagacaggaCAATCGCTGAGGCCTTTCCTCGAGAACTGAAAGAGGATGGACTGCAATGTACAAAAGGAAGGGTGGGTTTTCAGAGGAGGGGAGACGCTCCTCCAacgagagaagggaaagagagagagaggattggcAGGTCGGCAATTTGGTGGTAAGGtgatgtcttagtttgctttctattgctgaaaTCAAAACCACGAGTAAAAgcaattggggaggaaagggcttatttcatctttcAGTCCaacatgaagggaagtcagggcaggaactcaaggcaggaacctggaggtgggaactATAGCAGAAACCCCAGAGGAATGTTGCTCCTGACTTGTTCCTCCTGACTTGTTCCTCCAGGACTGTTCCTCCTGatttgctcagtttgttttcttatacaggCCTGGACTACCTGCCCTGGGATGGCTCTGTCCACAGATGGCTGTTATTTCCATATCAATCACCAGTCAAGAAAttgcccacaggcttgcctgcaggccaatctaatgaagacatttcctcaattgaagttccctctttttAGATGACCGTGGCTTGtgtcaagattaaaaaaaaaaaaatctaaccaggcCAGGTGATAAGGAGCTTCTCATTTGCTTCTGTATTCTCAATGACAAATGATCCAAGACCATAAAATGGAGGTGAATGAGAAGGAACAGTGGAGGTTTTAGGAGTAGAGAAAAATGTGACAGTCATTTGGAGTATGAGAAAACTCGTCAAGAGCATGGAGAAAGAGCTCAGGTGGCATCATACATTTGCTTGAGATTTGTGGACATGAATTTAAAGTAAGGCCAATCATCCTCAATACCATGACTTTCTAGCACACAAAAATTAGTGGCATTTATAATCATTTTCTCAGTAAGTAAATTGATGGATCCCTATATAAAAcatgggaagggagggggaaaagggTATCTTCTCAAAGTCTATCTGAAGACAAAACAGTTACTTGGAAACAAAGCCATTATAAGCACAAACACTAATtttaagtgtggtggtattgtgttccccaaaatattatgcaccctaataaacttatctggggtcagagaacaggacagctacaatattaaacatagaggataggcagtggtagtacacatctttaatcctagcattccagaggcagaaatccctccggatctctgtgagttcaaggccacataggaaacagccaggcatagtgacacacgcctttaatcccagaaagtgagcctttaatcccagggagtgatggcaaaaacagaaggaTATATAAGgggtgaagaccagaaactagaagcatttggctggttaagcttttaggctttgagcagcacagttcagctgaaacccattcagatgaggacacagaggcttccagtctgaggaaacaggatcagctgaggaattggtgaggtgaggaagctgtggcttgttctgcttctctgatcttccagagttcaccccaatacctaccccagattttttttttattaataagaacttttaagatttgtgctacattgaAGTTAGAATTCTGAAAGACACATAGAACAGTGGCATACCTAAAAGAGGATAAAGCTAATTTggagagaattctttttttttttttttttttttaaagatttatttattatatatacagtgttctgcttgcatgtatgcctgcatgcctgcatgccagaagagggcaccagatctcattatagatggttgtgagccatcatgtggttgctgggaattgaactctggacctctggaagagcagcctgtgctcttaacctctgagccatctctccagccctaatttggAGAGAATTCTTGACATCAAGTATCCAGTACGATGGAAAGTTACTACAGATGTGTGTTAACAGAAagtagtgtgaaaaaaaaaagtagtgtgaAAGGTGAACTGGTAGGAATGAGTGAGCAaggtgggtgggatggggggattTGCACTTAAGTGGGAAAGGACTTTCTAGAATAGATTCCTGCTATTGTCTGCTGCCATCTCTTTGCTCTTATCAAAATTTGCAGTTGTGTTGTCACTTTGCGGTGTTTTTTCCAATATGACGCATCAATGACAGACAACCAGAAACCTTCAGTGGATGATTCACTTTCAGTTTCCCATAGCCGTTGTGCTCCATAGAGGAGCCGATGGCTACATGTTTCTATGCGCCACAGCTTCTGAGGTTGTTTTGTTACATTGCGCGTGTGGGCCTGCATGCTTGCTTAcctgttcatgtgtgtacagagGTCAGGGGATAACTTGCAGGGATTGGTTCTCACCGGTGTCTAATGGATTGAATTTACCTTGTTAGCGCCTTAACTACCCACTGTGTCATCCCTCTTTCTCGCAGGTCCCAGTAGCTCAAGCTTTCCTgaatattttccatatttttagtTGGTTGAACCCAGTGAATTGGAAATCCACGGACACAAGGGGCTGACTGCATTGTAACATAAATTGGATTAAACGTGgctaaagttaatttttttttctaaaatgcgGCTGTTAGAAGACTAAACTGCGTAtatgaaaaatacatttctaGTTTCTGTGTAACACTGTTCTGCGATATAGCACAGAACCCCTGCTCCATTTTATTGCACTGAATAACccataataagaaaataaattggtGAACCAAGAGACGCTGTCTTAGACTTCCATTAGGAAAATGGTAACAGTTTTATCCTAGAACTGGGAAGGTTTGATTCTAGTGAAGTAACCGGAAACAATGTGTTGCCTTCGATAAGCCACAATCATCTTCTGGGCGAAGAGTGTGTCCGTCAGGTATTTGGTATCTGAGGTCTGCGTGTTTATGATAACTACTATACCAGGAAAGCACGGTGCAGTGGAACTTGTCTTCTGTTTGGTACTAgcgagagggagaaaggggagggaggcggGAGTCAGGCAGTCAGCCCGGAACGCCCAACTAGGGACGGGGACCGGCGGGCTTCTTCAGTCCACGTCACTAGGGCGCGACGACTACTCTTCCAGCGGCAGCGGCACATGAGGTCCCACGGTGAAGTCGAGTTCCGGGACACTAGAACACACCACTCTTGAGTCCCCGGGGGGCTTGGGTCTCAGCATCCCTGACCCAGGCTTACCACCACAGGGCACAACGGCTGGAGCTCTAAGAGCCCCACCGGGAACCTTTAAGAGCCGAGCAGCAGAGCGGCTGCGCGGGGCACGTGCTAATCCTCGCCGGAGTCCCGGCGATTGGCTGTGACGTAACTTCCGGCGTGAGCGGCGAAAGCCGGGAGGGCGAGCAAGAGAGCTAGCAGGCAGCAGGCGGCAGGCGGGCGGGTGGCCGGCCGGCACGGAGGGAGGGAACGAGCAAGCGGTGAGCAAGCCAGCGAGGGCGGCCGGGTCCCGAGGGCAGTGGAGATTCCTCAGGCCCCTCCGGCGCCCTCCCCGGAGTCCACAGCACCTCCAGCACCCAGCGGAGCGGACACGGCCCTGCCCGGCCATGGCCTCGTTGCTGAAGGTGGATCAGGAAGTAAAGCTCAAGGTAGCGGCACAGCTCCGGGCCTCCTCATCCCTCCCTTCGAACCCCCAGCAGTCGGACCTGCTCCCCACTCCCCATGTCGTCTTTGTCTCCCTGGGGACACCAGCTCTGAGCTTCCGCTCGGCTCAACCCAGCCCCCCACGCCTGGAGACGGCATTGGAGAAGACGATATAGGGTGGCTTTCTGCCCTGCTTCTGGTGATGGAGCGCACCAGGTTCTCCTCCGCGGACACGTGTTAAACTCAGTGCTTTAGGCTAGTGACAGGTGGAAGTCCCCCGGCCCAGCCACGTCCCCGCCCCCGGACGCTGCTGCTGACCCTGCCTTGGGAGGCTTGCCTACTGCGTATGATAGGCCAGGTCTGGGTGGGAGTGGGCACGTTTGTGATCTCACATCTTTCAGCTTTTGTCTGTTTATCAAATTCAGAGGATTTCAGACaaccagagagagggagggacaaagggagggggtggaaggggagaagagaggggggGAGATTGACAGGTGCTGGCCTCCAGCCCCCACATCCCTCctgagatggagaaatggatccgcaaaaaaataaagtatttgcaGTCTGGGGGCCTCTCACCTTCTCATTATAATTTCAAGGTGAGGGAGAGACAGCTGCATTTGGGGTTCCTCATCCTTGCCCTTAGTCAGCAGGTATTGAATTGCTCTCTTTGTTGATTTTAGGTTGATTCTTTCAGGGAGCGGATCACAAGTGAGGTGAGTGTTGTAAAGGAGAGAAGAGGTGTCGGTTAATAGCTGGGGGTTTCCCAGAAAGAGCTACACGGAGAGAGTGACTGTCCCACGTTTATTAATTCAGGTGTGTTTCCTCTGTCTAGGCAGAAGACTTGGTGGcaaatttttttccaaagaagttATTAGAACTTGATAGTTTTTTGAAGGTGagagatgtttttattactttaaattacCTCTTTGGTCCCAGTCTTTGAGACATACGGGGCAGATTGTGTGTTGATTCTGTTCTCTTGTGTACTATAAGGCACTCATTTCTTTCACaaatacttctctctctctctctcttttattttgtttttttgtttttttaaaaacttacactAATACTGTTTTGGGGTGAATGCCTCTCTTTCAGGAACCAATCCTAAATATCCATGACCTAACTCAGATCCACTCAGACATGAATCTCCCAGTCCCTGACCCCATTCTCCTCACCAATAGCCACGATGGACTGGATGGTGTGAGTGTCTtgcatttatgtttgtgtttttagtattttatttcttgGTAAGCCTTGGGATGTATGGAGGACTTGGGCTTTGCTTGTGGGATCTGGGGTTCTGTTTCAGGTATGGTGACTCCAGAATACTACTTTTTGCACCTTTAGTTTCTTTGTAAACAAGGTGAGTATGTTAGTGCTGCTCCCAGTGTTAGCCTAAGTTTCAGTTAGTTCTAATCtagctatagttttttttttttctcccagcgaCCTGGCTTTCCCTATGCTTCTGAGTAAGACTTTTCTGTTCAGTGCGTTGTGTCTTGTGATGGGAAGAGAAGCTATTCTTGCTGCATAGCTGCAGACCCTGTTTTTACCATTTCTTTAGCACCTTTATtagctttgtttttgagatgggggtctcactttgtagccctggctagcctggaactccctgtgtagactagACTCatcgagatctgcctgcctctgctgtctaaatgctgggatgaaaggtgtgcgccatcatgcCAGCTAATACCTGTATCTTATTGGTTCCATGTCCACATTGTGTTAGAACACCAGTGATACTATAGTTTTGTCTAGAttcctctggttttttttttccctgtcttgGAGGTCAAGCCTAGGGTCTTATGCATGTTATATAAACACTGTACTACTGATTTATATTACTAGCTTTCAGAACTAtcttaattataattaattaagctgggtatggtggcttaGCACTCATCTTGTCTGAGGaaggagaattgtgagttcaagaccagcctgggatacatagtgaattGAAGGCTAGTTTGGACATTTACTGGGATCCTTtctccaaaacaaagcaaaataaatctgCAGTTAGGGTAGGAGCCATCTTAATTGCCTGTATCCTTAGCTCCTAACATTACTCCTAGCATATAGAAGGTACTGTTCTGAGTTTGTTGATTGaatcttgtgtttgttttagaaCCAACATATTTGTGCATACTCCCTCAATTCTCTACCTGCCTTGATTGCTTTCTTCAtggttcttggtttgtttttttttttttttttgagacagggtttctctctgtagctttggtgcctgtcctggatcttgctctgtagaccaggctggcctcgaactcacagagatctgcctgtctctgcctcctgagtgctgggattaaaggcgtgcaccaccgccactcggcttcttcctgttttttaaaaatagaatttttcctGCTCCTTGACTGTTTTGAAAAGCAACACTGTTTGTTTAGTGGGTAGGAGCATGCCAGCTGGTTACCTTCTGATGTGTtgatcctagggatcaaactcgggtggTTAAGCTTGGCAATACGTGCCTCTACCTGCTGAACTGCTCCACTGGCCCCTTCAGCtgcttttttaatgtgttctattGGTTGTAAATTTGGCCTTCTCAACTAGAATGTAAGTTTCTTTGTGGCAAGAACCTCTTTTAAAAGCTTTATATGTATTGGTGCAGAAATTAGTACAATAACCTATGGGGTCCAGGAAGGAATTAAACTTGCTTGTCTAGTATCTTGTAATGGGCATGTGGTGTTAAATGCAAGCTAATTCCTGCTTCCTTATACCATTAGCCCACTTACAAGAAGCGCAGATTGGATGAATGTGAAGAGGCCTTCCAAGGTAAGAGCTGCCCTCTAATCTCGGCTGACTGGCAGTCCTGAGAAGTAGGATGGTTCTGGTTTTCACCAGCTGAGATCTGATTGAATTTCTCAGGATCAACACTTGGCATCTTCCTACAATGATCATTATTTAGTCTAGTACACCAGGAGGGTCTGACTTACTGTAGACGCCACAGAGAGTGCTTGGAGGCATGAGCCATGTTCTGTGTCATTTCCCCCTGGAGTAGTAGCAGCAGTAGTTACCTGATGAATTAAGGGGTAGTGGGGTCATTTAGCATTGTGAAAGATAAAAGGCAAAGGTCATTACATCTTCTAGgtctgaggaagaggaaaagatggAGGGTGCTTTCACTTTTCCACTGCCCTGAACATGTGACCTTGATATATCTTTCAGGAACCAAGGTGTTTGTGATGCCCAATGGGATGCTGAAAAGCAACCAGCAGCTGGTGGACATTATTGAGAAAGTAAAACCTGAGATTCGGCTGCTGATCGAGAAATGTAACACGGTGAGATGGCCTAGTGACCTGTGGCTGAACCCGAATAGCTCCACTTGAGCTATGGAATGATGGGTGGGGTTGGCAGGCACAGTCCCTTGATTCCTTTGTTTctggcatctgtccccagcaacaAGTATCGTGTATTTCATGGCTTTAGCAGGAAAGCCCAAGGTCCTTCTACATGCATTTCATCTTCTCACACTCTAGGTCAAAATGTGGGTACAGCTCTTGATTCCCAGAATAGAAGACGGGAACAACTTTGGGGTGTCTATTCAGGTAATGTGTCTACTACAAACAGGGAGCTGCTTCCCCTGCTTGGTCTCTCTGTTTTGGTCTTCAGTGCTGCTGTAGGTGGCATGGAAGGAACCTGACTTGCCTGTCCTTCCCTGCAGGAGGAAACAGTTGCAGAGCTAAGAACTGTCGAGAGTGAAGCTGCATCTTATCTGGACCAGATTTCTAGGTAGGGCTGCTTGGGCTGGACCCAGAAAACTGGCTGGTGAAGTGGGAGACATGTTCAGGGTCCCCTTCAACTGCTTCtcattttttccctccctccagatATTATATTACAAGAGCCAAATTGGTTTCTAAAATAGCTAAATATCCCCATGTGGTAAGTAGGGGCTTGGGGTCTGGAGGGGGGGTGGCAGGATGGGTAGGATGCTAGTAATGAGCTATGGACAGGCGTTGGGCCTGGAAGACTAGCCTGCCTACTTCCTGTGCAGGAGGACTATCGCCGCACCGTCACGGAGATTGACGAGAAAGAGTACATCAGCCTTCGACTCATCATCTCAGAGCTGAGGAATCAGTATGTGAGTAAAGTCAGTCCTTGCCCGTAGCTGTCCTGGCTCCTCTTAGGTCAGGGTGAAATGAGTGAAATGGCCATTGTCGTagctgcctataatcccaactgCTCAGGAGATTGAGCAGAAGGATCCAGAATTTGAGGCCCGCTGGGGTACATAAATAGCTGTTCATCAGCTGGGTGTGGAGAACATAAACGCATTGAAGAAGTCTAGTTGGGAGTTGCTGTACTAGGTGGGGTTGGTATACAGCATATGGATGGTTAAGCATGGGTATTGGAATCAGAAGGATGGCTTTGTAACCAGGGTCCTCATGTAATGGgcgatttgtttgttttgttttgttgttttttagacagggtctcactttgaagcccagtctcactttgtagcttgGAGCTCACTATGTTGGTGTCaagagtcacagagatccactgactcttgtctcccaagtgctgtgataaAAGATGTGTGCCAACACAACGAGCCAATTTTTTACAAagatggtttctttgtgtgtcagtatgtgcacatgtgagagTGCAGGTACCTGGGGCTACCAGAAGAAGGCGTCAGATTCCCCAGGCTGGAGTTAgtggcagttgtgagttgtctgGTTCCCTGCGAGAGCAGTTCCTGATCCtggctgctaagccatctcttcagcctgcaAAGTGTGATCTTGATCATGTTCAAGCTCAGACTTTCGTTTCTGTTCTGAAATGGGAGTTAGATTACTGACTACAGACATGATTTTTAGCAGTAAATGAGGCAGCATGCTAAAGGACTTCTCATACTTCTCGTGTGGTTAATTAACACTTGGAGCCAGCTCAGGGAGCAGAGAAAGTAGTGTTGCCCCCTTCACTGCGTCAGGTGATAGAGTAGGATAAGGTGAGTGATCGCTTGGTGAGGTGGAGGTTGAAGAAATGAGTGATCCCCTGACCTTTCCTTTCTCAGGTCACTCTACATGACATGATCCTGAAGAATATTGAGAAAATCAAACGGCCCCGGAGCAGCAATGCGGAGACACTGTACtgaggccagggccagggccagggccagggccagggccaggggacTCTGTGAGTCTGGCTCAAGACCGACATTGCCTTGGTTTGTTACATGACTATCGTGATGGGGAAACTGGCTGGAAATAGTAACCACACCTCTCTGTTTTTAGTTAGAGTCTAATGAAACTCTCATCTAGTTCTGTGATGTGTTTACCTCTTTTTTCAGGCCTCAGGAACTCTTCGATCTCTTTCCCCCAAACCCCACACCCAGCCTGTCCTAATTTCTGGAGAACTCCAGGTTTGTGCAAGATCAGCACAAGAATAAtcgtggggtttttttttttttcttctcttccctccttcccttgttTTAAGTTTTGTGTTCTCTTCCTTTCAATGGTTAGTCGGTTAAAGCTGGAGGAACTAGGGAAGGCGTTAGGTGTCTTAAGAACTGGGGGGTGGAGTGGAAGGGATATCTCTTCCTGTCACGAGGCCAGTGTCTCTCGCTTCTGGGGGACTTTGGGTCCTCCCTACCATAGCTGCCCTGGTGATGCCTTAGGGCTTTCCACCTGTCTCTATCCCACCTGAGCCTGACCATGACAAGGGATACCTTAGGCCTTCAGCTGCATCCCTAGAGCTCCTTTGGATGTTTTTATAACTGGGGTtttcacatatacatgtgtacgcATGTACACACGCCTAGGGACATGTATACATGCTTCCTGCTCCATTATAGAACATAGCCTTCCTTCCTGCACCACTGTCCCCTCAGCCCCTGTCACACACGCAACACCTTACCAGGTGACAGTTGTCTTAGTCATCCACCCAGGCAAAGTCCCAGGACTACCCTCTCTTCTGATAATGTAGCCGTTGGTGCCCAGGGTAAGATGAAGGAGAGCCGAGGAGCAGAGGGCTCCTGAAGGCCTTCCCTCTGTGGCTCGGCTTCCTTTGGTGTTATGCAAAAGCTGGCCCTCTGGCCCCCCTTGCCCTTCTGCCAGGCCGGCTTGTGTGTCAGCTAGGGTGTGGGCAGCTGTGCGGTCCAGAGGCTGCTGACTCTCGCTGTGCTTTCCCTTTGGGAAAGAGTTC from the Peromyscus eremicus chromosome 8a, PerEre_H2_v1, whole genome shotgun sequence genome contains:
- the Psme3 gene encoding proteasome activator complex subunit 3 isoform X1 gives rise to the protein MEKWIRKKIKYLQSGGLSPSHYNFKVDSFRERITSEAEDLVANFFPKKLLELDSFLKEPILNIHDLTQIHSDMNLPVPDPILLTNSHDGLDGPTYKKRRLDECEEAFQGTKVFVMPNGMLKSNQQLVDIIEKVKPEIRLLIEKCNTVKMWVQLLIPRIEDGNNFGVSIQEETVAELRTVESEAASYLDQISRYYITRAKLVSKIAKYPHVEDYRRTVTEIDEKEYISLRLIISELRNQYVTLHDMILKNIEKIKRPRSSNAETLY
- the Psme3 gene encoding proteasome activator complex subunit 3 isoform X2, which gives rise to MASLLKVDQEVKLKVDSFRERITSEAEDLVANFFPKKLLELDSFLKEPILNIHDLTQIHSDMNLPVPDPILLTNSHDGLDGPTYKKRRLDECEEAFQGTKVFVMPNGMLKSNQQLVDIIEKVKPEIRLLIEKCNTVKMWVQLLIPRIEDGNNFGVSIQEETVAELRTVESEAASYLDQISRYYITRAKLVSKIAKYPHVEDYRRTVTEIDEKEYISLRLIISELRNQYVTLHDMILKNIEKIKRPRSSNAETLY